Part of the Lycium ferocissimum isolate CSIRO_LF1 unplaced genomic scaffold, AGI_CSIRO_Lferr_CH_V1 ctg7592, whole genome shotgun sequence genome, GCCCAGCCCATTTGACAGGTTTAAGGCACCTTTTAACTTAAACCTTTTAGGAATAAATGCCTTTTTAATCAcacccaaaaaaatatatttaccaaaATCTCTTCTCAATACTTCTCCATCAATAACACTAATACTAACATAAAATTTCTTGCATGCTTTCTCGGTCGAGCTCGTCTCatggggcttgcctagtgcggttTATCTCTCTAATTATAATTTGCTATGAAGCATAGTATACCCGGTGCGTATCCGACGAATAGTGGCTGCAGGTTGCTTGtcgacccaaaaaaaaaaaaaaaacattcgaTATATTTGGAGAATCTCAGTAACATAGATTCAACTTTGGTGTTCGACAAAATAGGGAAGTTTGAGATTAATGTAGAAAAAAATTTAGTGCCCAAGACTTGTTGAGAGAAGTAGTAGTTACTAGTTAGTGGAGTAAAGCGTAGGCGGTGACGTGCAGTAAAATTGATGCTTTGAAAGCTCTAATATCGTTACTCCCATGCAAAAATCTGAAGACGTCTCTAGCAACTTCACCACACGTGGATTTTCGTAAAGTGGCATCTCATCTCTTCCTTTCAACAATTAACTCTCCTCTCTTCCTTATTTATGTCTTCCAAACCAAAATCCAGCTAGCAATCCTCTCTTCTTTTGTCTCTATTATTTCCCCCATTCACACTTTATACACTTCAACTACAAGTCCTATTTCTATATATGTGTAACAATAATAGTTAGAAAAGGtcctatatattatttttatgctAGCTTTATCAATTTTTGGGTAAGAATAATGGGGAAGATATGTGACAAGGTGCATGGGTTAAAGCCAGTAATAATGATGGTGTTTATTCAAATAGCAAATGCAGGAATGAGTTTGTTGTATAAATTAGCTTCAAATAATGGAATGAGTTTGAGGGTTTTGATTGCTTACCGTTTCCTCTTTGCTGCCGCTACTGTTGTTCCTTTAGCCCTCTACTTTGACAGGCAAGTCTCTACTTCTCCTAAATATTTTTACcggtatttttttatttatatagaaaaatatagatAATGGTCGAACCACAAGTCAGTTATCACTTTTTCATGAGTTTTACATCTAAATTATCAGTTATTTCCTTTTCCTACCTCAACTATCaccatttatatatgtattaaaacGCATCTAGATgctgatagttcaggtagaaagAGAGAGGAAAAGGAAACAGCTGTTAGTTGACCTAATTAGGttcgaggtgtgttttaatacatatattGTCATAATTCAtgtagaaaaatagaaaaacggATAGTTGGAGTGTGAAAACTCGCAATAAAATGATAGATCAGATGTGTTTTTTATAACTCTAAAAACATAAGATTCTCTTAGAGTATCCTGCCTGCCAGTGGTCATTTGTTGAGAAAAAATTACTGAtactttttatattaatttgacTTGTGGATCAAAGCAATTGCAGGGTTAGTCCCTTAAgtaatttgggaaaaaaaaattctagagttTTTTCGCGAATAAAAAGATTTTCGTCTATATTTAGTTCTTACTAGAAAGCACAAAATAAAGTGTTAAATGCAAAATAGAAATCTGATAAAGATTCATATAACATTCGAACATGTTTGTGATCCACCCAATATATGAGTCGAGGGTTCCATGGTTAATTATATGGTCCTTaaccagtttttttttttttttagttatatgGGTCATTATTAggggtgtaaaaaaaaaaaaaaaactgacaaaCTGCaccaaaccgagaaaaaaaaaaacccggttcgtggtttggtttgacttggtttggttttttaaaaaaaaaactcgaccataattggtttggtttggttttagctaaaaaaaaggTCAAACCGAACTAGACTAACCTGACATTACAagtattcaattttttaaatgtagtgtaatttataaatatttcttaaatattttcattgtttttgtcttttaacatattatttcaagcttgcaCTTAGAATTTGTATGTTAATAGGTTTTATAGCCCATAGATGTTAGTAAATCTCACATACAGTCCAAACCAAACCAACttaacactaatgctaacaaaagaaattcaattctaacactagaaATGACAATACTATTGGTTATCTATTCTTTAgctttgcataattggtttagagagtgaaaatacataacttaatactattttttGCTTTCCAtgaattaatacttattagccgtagttattttagcatgacttaatatttttagattaagatcattttctttatgacttattaattagcaatatttattttagccGATTTTACTAtcttttttattgaatattttaatataatgtCATCACCTATCTcacattttatcttattttcttaagaaacgcCTTAATTAGCCAGTTGTATCTtattaggactaaagaaataattgtaggactaaagaaatatttgaagtaaaagttatatgtcttgtatgaagacttttctggaaaaaaaaaatcgaaaaaaccGAAAACTCCGaagaaatccgaggttgaaaaaatcgacttttattggtttggtttggtttatagatttaaaaatcCGAAACAATTGATCTAGTTTGATTTTTATAAGGTTAACCAACCCAGTCCATATATCCCCTAGTCATTATCATATGAGATTTCGATGTTAAGGCATAGGAATAAATCATTAACTTAAAAATTAAGAGATTTTTATAGGATCAATTTCTTCTATTTAAATTGTATTGGTTATTCAGGGTATGTTTGGTATGGAcacaaatatttttagtaagatATTATTCAATTTTCACATGTTTGGTCGgttaaaatgtttttaaaaatatttttaggaaaacaatTTATCACTTCCCAAACCAGAGTAAAAAACAATAAGTTCCACAAATGACTTCTCCACCCCCAAGGCCCACCAATCCCGACCCTCACCCCCACCTCCACCTCCAtggtatttttttatattacataaaaatccttttgaGAATAACTTATTGTTAACTTATCAAATATCagaatataaataagaaaatcatttattttctaagaaaacattttccttcctaccaaacacacccttaatttCGTAATGTGTTAGTAAAATGTTCGTACTAGTCTTCCAAATTAAAGCATTATTGTTCTTATTGCCGTTTTTTCCTATATGTAGGAAGAGTAGGCCAAAATTGACATGGATGGTAATGTTGCTTGCGTTTCTTTGTGCGCTCTTCGGGTAAGTTCCACTACTTCATTCATTCAATCAACTAAATGCAATGTGAATGACAGTGTAAAAACAACTAACAAATGAATATTATTAGGCTTTCGACTCTTTCTCCACTATCCAATACTATTGTTGACTCTTGAAACCTCTTGCCAGTAACATTTTaaggaatcatatatatactgcTCCTATTACTTTACGTGATACTATTTCCATGGACAGAAACCGAATAATgaattattttgtatttttttaaatctatattATGTAGAAGtgataaatattaaaaatgtgACTTAAAAGTCAGATTGATAatagaaatattaaaattaaaagttaatTCTTCAAACgaatttaaatttcttaaagCGTGAACGTTTTTGTCCAAGCATGTCATTATGATTCTAAATTACTTTTACGAATTTAATGTAGACTGCAATTTACTATATTCTTGTAATCTCGTTTTGGTACTAGTGCTTTCAATTAAGTAGATGTCTGCCATTAACTAACTATGATCTACATTTGCATTCATTTCTAATTTGGCTCGTTTAaactttgattttttatttatttatttatttatatatgcagGGGTTCAATGGCACAAAATTTGTTTGCAGCAAGTTTAGTCCTAACTTCAGCAACTTTTGCTACAGCTGTAATTAATCTCATTCCTGGGATCACTTTCGTTGTGGCCATACTCTTTCggtatttttcaaaattcactATATTTGACCTTATTTTTCCGTATATTTAATTGGCGGAGATTGGCTTGATGAATAggaaattgcaaaaaaaaaaaaaaaaactcaggtTCATATATTTCAAAGTTGATTCAAGAAGtcttcggaaaaaaaaaaaaaaactccaaatATTGATTTAATTTCTAAAACCTCTTTTTTCACTCGTAAAACACTTATAATTACGTATCTTCAAAAAACTACAACCTTTTCAAACAcattccactttttttttcaggAAAAATCTTCCAAATGTTGTCGGacaactaatttttgaaacctAAACTTAGGTAATATAACGTGTAAGTGGATCGACTCATCAAATTTTCAGAGTTACAACTATTTCGATCTGATAATTTTGGGAGACTATTGTAGCAATAACTATGACAAAATCTTAACCGTTTTGAGAAAAAGACACTTATTGCTTTTTGGTtgcctttgtttttttttagtgGAAAAAGATGCATGGTTTAATGAATGCATGCTAGAATTGAATTTGAAACCTAAGTATTGAACTCGAAAAATTTACATCGGTAGAATACCTAATTAGATACCCTAAATTTGACGTGTTTTATTCAAATCCCCCTTAATCTATACCTGATTTTAATTACTCCcttgtatatgatttttttttaataattgttACCCCCTCAAATAATAACTGGTCCTCGTTACTTACCCTCTTGTACTTGGCttttctataatccaagtgatTTCAGAtggcttttattttttattttttttataattgctACCCCCCTCAAATAATAATTGGTCCTTATAACCCCTATGTACTTGATTTTCTCTATGATTTCAACTGACGTATGGCGCATGAGAGTGTAAAATAACAGTCACATCATATTAATGTAacgtgtaaaaaaaaatatatcatttccttttttatttagtCATTCCAATAGCTATTACCTTATCTCCTTCACATATTTTCTCTATTCTCCATTAAAATACAACTACTtaccatttttccttcttttctcattttcttaagAGGTAACAATTATAGAAAAGCCAAGTATAGAAGGCAATTAGGAAAAGTTATTGTTTGGGGGTAACGCTTATAGAAAAATCAATACACAGAGGTaattagtactccctctgtcccaaaaagattgtcctcttttgacttggcacaaagtttaagaaataaataaagactattgaaatgtgtggtccaaaacaagccttagatatttgtgtggctgtaaatcatctcataaacttaaattgtttctaaatatagaaaggggacaatcttttcgggacagaccaaaaaggaaacgaggacaatctttttaggacagagggagtaccaAATATTGTTTAAAGGGGATTTGAATAAAACTGGCCAAATTTAAAGGTCTTTTGGTATTCTTATCAACGTCATGTGAGGTATACTAATGCTTTTATCTGTTTGGACTGATTTGATTAGGTTGGAGAAGCTGGGTTTGAAGACGAGAGCAGGGCAAGCAAAAGTGTTGGGAACATTAATTGGAATAGGTGGGGCTATGCTTCTCACATTTTACAAAGGCTTGGAAATTCAAACTTGGTCAATCAAAGTTGACTTTAAAGGACACATGGCAGCCTCCCAGCAACACCAAAAACCATATGCTCACATTTTGGGTCCTATTTTGGCTATTTGTAGTTGCTTTTCCACAGCATTATCCCTCATTTTTCAGGTAATATGCATCTAAACTTgtccttaattttttattagcTACGCACTCTGAATAGTTATTGATAATGCTAGGTCTCATTGACTATTCTAGGGCATTTGAAGTACTTCATCTTTCTCAATTGTTGTCACATTCTTCTCTCTGCTagttagttttaaaaaaatgacatctttatatatttagttacaatttaacttcaaactttttattttatccttaatgagatgatttatagtcaaaaaaaattctatagCTTATTTAGACAACAAATTTCAGAAATCTTCTTATTTCTCTTAAACTTTGTGTTCAGTAAAATACCTTCACACAAATTGGGAtgaaggataaaaaaaaatgggatggAGGAAGAGTTGCTTTACTTCTCTTTgacaaaacaaaatattttgaaactaaAACCATAAAACAAGTGGGATTACATAAAGATTTTAACGGTTTTTTCAATAGCTAGTTTAATTAGTGTCTATTGTATTTTCCTTAGCTTTTAATATTAAACTAGTGAATTGGTTTGCGCTTCGCGtaatttattgaatttatgaatttttttttaatattgaataatttaacttttaaaatcttttttagTCTCAAATTCAAATGGATTAGATTTTATGTTCGAAAGCATTTTATTATTGTCACTTAGTTTTATTCCTTTTCTCTAATATTTTAACAATTCATGGTTTTAATCTTCTAGAAATACTCAAATTCgatataataatataaactaTAAAGGTGGACATAGTTTAAACATAGTTTTCATTGTCCATTTTATTTTACGGATTTTAATCTCTTAATGTCGATATACGAATAAATTTTAAACATAGATTTTCTTTGTTCATATCTAATATATTAGCATTTAACTTTCTAACTTCTCTTCACTACCTTTCAATTGTTACATTTTACTTCTTTGtcctttttaaaattctttgaaaaggaaaatgtaTCAACAACAACGTCTATTACAGAAATAATAAAAGGGAAGAAACACAAACGAAATCTCTTTGATTAATTTTTACCTTATCTTTTTCATTCGTTTTacctttcttttccctttttcttttctcttcttctttctttcttgcttccTCGCTCATTCATTTTAGGAAAGACTAGTTAccttttcatcttcttctttcacTGGAACATCATATTCTTTATAAACAACAACTCCACTCTAAAGCCACTCTTTTCCATCCTCAAAATCATTAAAACTATactaaaatttcataaataaataaaaaaattgctttttcttttaaagCATTTTCCTATAAATTAACATACGATATcgttgaaaaaggagagagaattcAAAATAGAATGGAATTTTCAAGCTTCAATTTCATTAAGAATTCTTTTGACGATTGagaaatttatcatttattaatttctttttattgaaaAGATGTAAGCAATAAAAGcatatttactctatttataaCAATACGGAATTGAGAAATGAGAAGtacaaattatttttaaaaaaaaaaattgatataaaaTTTTTTAGTACCTGAATAAATCAAAACTTGCTTTCGATAAAGTTCATATCCATTAGAAATCTAAATAGGAAGAAGAAGTGAGTTACACAAATCGATATCACAATAATCCACCAAAAACAATAGTATCATAAAatcaccaaaaaaataaaatagggaAATATGACATCCATATATAAACCCATTACTCAACTATTTTTAATATGCTAAAAAACATAGCCATGTCTAACAAATAACAATATAAtagaatagaaataaaaaagaatacaggaacttttcaaaaagaaaaatacaggAAAAGAGAGTCCAAAAGTACTTACTCACCTGGCGTAAAAAAAGAGGACAAATCGATGATAGGATAGTAGCAAtacttatcaaattttgataaggatattttgaagaaaacatTAATGATATGTAATCAaagcttataaaaaaaaaaactgaaaaatttaAGGTACCCATTTATGGGTTAGTTTATAGCTTTATGAATTTGTTGTGAAAGAAACGTTTCAAACCTAAAGAGCACCAGTGATTGTGGGCTGATTCACGCTAATGCAAAAATTATTTGGTCTTTAGTGCTACATTTATTGTATGAGGCATTTAATTAATTCATAGATTAGGAgcagaaatgaataaaaaattgcaacaaaaaaatggaaaaaatgtcaaaaaaaggagaaaaaagataaatgcaaatggtggtcatagagaggtgtcacatcaccttgtctatacctaactttatattatatatagatatagatatagattttgCACACTATTATT contains:
- the LOC132045667 gene encoding WAT1-related protein At1g25270-like — encoded protein: MGKICDKVHGLKPVIMMVFIQIANAGMSLLYKLASNNGMSLRVLIAYRFLFAAATVVPLALYFDRQSRPKLTWMVMLLAFLCALFGGSMAQNLFAASLVLTSATFATAVINLIPGITFVVAILFRLEKLGLKTRAGQAKVLGTLIGIGGAMLLTFYKGLEIQTWSIKVDFKGHMAASQQHQKPYAHILGPILAICSCFSTALSLIFQAKMSKLYPCHFSSTALISIMGALQAGVFALSTERDWNQWKLGWNLRLLIVTYAGVVASGMAIICLMFCVRMRGPLFVSIFTPLMLVCVAIAGSLFLNEKLHLGSVLGAAIIVCGLYTVLWGKNQEIIRTSKLTPSMNYEGSDPEDHIITPNCSNVIGIAPNFHPMNEMEELSNQQVLKEKESINLDSKV